One window of the Pristis pectinata isolate sPriPec2 chromosome 13, sPriPec2.1.pri, whole genome shotgun sequence genome contains the following:
- the ca5a gene encoding carbonic anhydrase 5A, mitochondrial isoform X2 yields the protein MVFWETSLFRKGNNDEQEWQNCTSASNGARQSPIDLSTAKSVYDPKLKPLHISYDPSSCLRLTNNGYFFQVEFEDSKDNSVIINGPLQNHYRLKQFHFHWGAENDRGSEHTVNNQVYPAELHLVHWNPVKYKNSDEAVLSENGLAVIGVFLKLGRRHDSLQKLVDALPAIKYKDSAVDFFNFDPGCMIPSCSDYWTYPGSLTTPPMTESVTWVIMKDPIEVGLEQLAVFRSLFSTAPGEKQKHMVDNYRQLQPLLKRTVYTTIPSSPENGSQQKTHT from the exons ATGGTTTTCTGGGAAACTAGCTTGTTCAGGAAAGGTAACAATGATG AACAAGAATGGCAGAACTGCACATCTGCTTCAAACGGGGCCCGACAGTCTCCAATTGACCTAAGCACTGCCAAGAGTGTGTACGATCCGAAACTGAAACCTTTACATATCTCGTATGACCCAAGTAGTTGCCTTCGACTCACAAACAACGGCTACTTTTTCCAGGtggaatttgaagactccaaaGACAACTCGG TTATTATCAATGGACCACTGCAAAACCATTACAGATTGAAGCAATTCCATTTTCACTGGGGTGCAGAAAATGATCGGGGATCAGAGCACACAGTTAATAATCAGGTCTATCCTGCTgag cttcatctggttcactggaatCCAGTGAAATACAAGAACAGCGATGAAGCTGTTCTGTCTGAAAATGGCCTTGCAGTTATAGGAGTGTTTTTAAAG cTTGGAAGAAGGCATGATAGTCTGCAGAAACTTGTGGATGCACTACCGGCTATTAAATATAAG GACTCAGCAGTTGATTTCTTCAATTTTGACCCTGGATGTATGATTCCATCTTGTTCTGATTACTGGACATATCCTGGTTCTTTGACTACACCACCAATGACTGAATCTGTTACCTGGGTCATTATGAAGGATCCTATTGAAGTTGGTCTTGAACAG CTGGCTGTGTTTCGTAGTTTGTTTAGCACAGCTCctggggaaaagcaaaaacatatGGTGGACAACTACAGACAATTGCAGCCTTTATTGAAACGGACTGTGTATACAACAATCCCATCTTCCCCTGAAAATGGTTCTCAACAGAAAACGCATACCTGA
- the ca5a gene encoding carbonic anhydrase 5A, mitochondrial isoform X3, with the protein MEQEWQNCTSASNGARQSPIDLSTAKSVYDPKLKPLHISYDPSSCLRLTNNGYFFQVEFEDSKDNSVIINGPLQNHYRLKQFHFHWGAENDRGSEHTVNNQVYPAELHLVHWNPVKYKNSDEAVLSENGLAVIGVFLKLGRRHDSLQKLVDALPAIKYKDSAVDFFNFDPGCMIPSCSDYWTYPGSLTTPPMTESVTWVIMKDPIEVGLEQLAVFRSLFSTAPGEKQKHMVDNYRQLQPLLKRTVYTTIPSSPENGSQQKTHT; encoded by the exons ATGG AACAAGAATGGCAGAACTGCACATCTGCTTCAAACGGGGCCCGACAGTCTCCAATTGACCTAAGCACTGCCAAGAGTGTGTACGATCCGAAACTGAAACCTTTACATATCTCGTATGACCCAAGTAGTTGCCTTCGACTCACAAACAACGGCTACTTTTTCCAGGtggaatttgaagactccaaaGACAACTCGG TTATTATCAATGGACCACTGCAAAACCATTACAGATTGAAGCAATTCCATTTTCACTGGGGTGCAGAAAATGATCGGGGATCAGAGCACACAGTTAATAATCAGGTCTATCCTGCTgag cttcatctggttcactggaatCCAGTGAAATACAAGAACAGCGATGAAGCTGTTCTGTCTGAAAATGGCCTTGCAGTTATAGGAGTGTTTTTAAAG cTTGGAAGAAGGCATGATAGTCTGCAGAAACTTGTGGATGCACTACCGGCTATTAAATATAAG GACTCAGCAGTTGATTTCTTCAATTTTGACCCTGGATGTATGATTCCATCTTGTTCTGATTACTGGACATATCCTGGTTCTTTGACTACACCACCAATGACTGAATCTGTTACCTGGGTCATTATGAAGGATCCTATTGAAGTTGGTCTTGAACAG CTGGCTGTGTTTCGTAGTTTGTTTAGCACAGCTCctggggaaaagcaaaaacatatGGTGGACAACTACAGACAATTGCAGCCTTTATTGAAACGGACTGTGTATACAACAATCCCATCTTCCCCTGAAAATGGTTCTCAACAGAAAACGCATACCTGA
- the ca5a gene encoding carbonic anhydrase 5A, mitochondrial isoform X1, producing MVFSFKSIFAFAKRFPIRHIWIPVRNCNLASCSQNTKTRKQEWQNCTSASNGARQSPIDLSTAKSVYDPKLKPLHISYDPSSCLRLTNNGYFFQVEFEDSKDNSVIINGPLQNHYRLKQFHFHWGAENDRGSEHTVNNQVYPAELHLVHWNPVKYKNSDEAVLSENGLAVIGVFLKLGRRHDSLQKLVDALPAIKYKDSAVDFFNFDPGCMIPSCSDYWTYPGSLTTPPMTESVTWVIMKDPIEVGLEQLAVFRSLFSTAPGEKQKHMVDNYRQLQPLLKRTVYTTIPSSPENGSQQKTHT from the exons ATGGTGTTTTCTTTCAAGTCAATTTTCGCTTTTGCAAAACGTTTCCCAATAAGACATATCTGGATCCCGGTTAGGAATTGCAATCTTGCCtcttgctcccagaacactaagACAAGAA AACAAGAATGGCAGAACTGCACATCTGCTTCAAACGGGGCCCGACAGTCTCCAATTGACCTAAGCACTGCCAAGAGTGTGTACGATCCGAAACTGAAACCTTTACATATCTCGTATGACCCAAGTAGTTGCCTTCGACTCACAAACAACGGCTACTTTTTCCAGGtggaatttgaagactccaaaGACAACTCGG TTATTATCAATGGACCACTGCAAAACCATTACAGATTGAAGCAATTCCATTTTCACTGGGGTGCAGAAAATGATCGGGGATCAGAGCACACAGTTAATAATCAGGTCTATCCTGCTgag cttcatctggttcactggaatCCAGTGAAATACAAGAACAGCGATGAAGCTGTTCTGTCTGAAAATGGCCTTGCAGTTATAGGAGTGTTTTTAAAG cTTGGAAGAAGGCATGATAGTCTGCAGAAACTTGTGGATGCACTACCGGCTATTAAATATAAG GACTCAGCAGTTGATTTCTTCAATTTTGACCCTGGATGTATGATTCCATCTTGTTCTGATTACTGGACATATCCTGGTTCTTTGACTACACCACCAATGACTGAATCTGTTACCTGGGTCATTATGAAGGATCCTATTGAAGTTGGTCTTGAACAG CTGGCTGTGTTTCGTAGTTTGTTTAGCACAGCTCctggggaaaagcaaaaacatatGGTGGACAACTACAGACAATTGCAGCCTTTATTGAAACGGACTGTGTATACAACAATCCCATCTTCCCCTGAAAATGGTTCTCAACAGAAAACGCATACCTGA